The following proteins are encoded in a genomic region of Zea mays cultivar B73 chromosome 9, Zm-B73-REFERENCE-NAM-5.0, whole genome shotgun sequence:
- the LOC103639338 gene encoding myosin-binding protein 2 isoform X2, with translation MSASASAGKLAAALHRRTRRVTSALACAALEWVLIALLLVNGLLAYAVARFADYFGLSPPCLLCSRVDRLFQAEGGGGGDASGAGARWLRDALCDAHAAEISALGYCLRHRRLAEAGEMCVGCRPSSWKERTSDAGACACCEAAAVLRASPVRELEDTTRDARVSEKEVEDGDQGYVLLAQDDHEEEPDEVENRQQEPQSEVDGRQHLEDEVMAAVQDESLEFMDQVEDITIEDDRLVSVVALDEMTIADDSGLHRDVEEVDGTNHVVEDEQDPRDVDVGAVLEEKRMLDSSVATPVDLTEDSVVPTSPVPCPETSTDPSHPDHSSVSQDDGDVLEDTSTAEEEHIFVPQVSEAVSEDDNRTAAEVDTNCEVSIGSDICEREQDEHVVPFQDLAAFEELVAPLATGDDLPLPSEVLEPPDQEAGEVEQEDVTTSTGLDLQPNEQNEIEEDRAPETPTNSVATQRSDRMFLLERKRSLSLSLDGSVASEMEGSEPSTVDQLKSALQAERKALGALYAELEEERNAAAIATNQTMAMINRLQEEKAAMQMEALQYQRMMEEQSEYDQEALQLLNELVSKRAREKQELERELELYRQKVQHYEDKERRRTASFKANGVSPSGSGTSVSSSGEDSDGHSDDYCELGDSPDGGNVQSSSDAALSSMRDQDDGTKHLAALDDSLTYFEVERLSILEELKTLEERLFTLEDDDINTSKEVTGHSSSDMDLPHDGLQSPEYILTGDRPRFGGRASISRGKSLLPLFDAVGDEACDRMPPSAGAGEADQADDAATKPASVLVKEQERLAIIEEVDHVYERLQALEADKEFLRHCIKSLKKGDKGMDLLQEILQHLRDLRSVELHVKNAGGAMAANSA, from the exons AtgtcggcgtcggcgtcggcgggTAAGCTGGCGGCGGCGCTGCACCGGAGGACGCGCAGGGTCACGTCCGCGCTGGCGTGCGCGGCCCTGGAGTGGGTCCTCATCGCGCTGCTCCTCGTCAACGGCCTGCTGGCCTACGCCGTCGCCAGGTTCGCGGACTACTTCGGCCTCAGCCCGCCGTGCCTCCTCTGCTCCCGCGTCGACCGCCTCTTCCAGgccgaaggcggtggcggcggcgacgCTAGCGGCGCCGGCGCGCGGTGGCTGCGGGACGCCCTCTGCGACGCCCACGCCGCGGAGATCTCCGCGCTGGGGTACTGCCTCCGCCACCGCCGGCTCGCTGAGGCCGGAGAGATGTGCGTgggctgccgcccgtcgtcgtggAAGGAGAGGACAAGCGACGCAGGTGCGTGCGCCTGCTGCGAAGCTGCTGCTGTACTGCGCGCTTCTCCTGTGCGCGAGCTGGAAGATACTACAAGGGATGCGCGTGTCTCGGAGAAAGAGGTAGAAGATGGCGACCAGGGCTACGTTCTGCTGGCTCAAGATGATCACGAGGAGGAGCCGGATGAGGTCGAAAACCGACAACAAGAACCGCAGAGCGAGGTGGATGGCCGACAACATCTGGAAGACGAGGTGATGGCTGCCGTTCAGGACGAATCCTTGGAATTCATGGATCAGGTCGAAGACATCACGATCGAGGACGACCGGTTGGTGTCGGTGGTGGCGCTTGACGAGATGACCATCGCCGATGATTCGGGTCTCCATCGGGATGTAGAAGAGGTGGACGGAACGAATCATGTAGTAGAAGATGAGCAGGATCCGAGGGATGTGGATGTCGGAGCGGTTCTGGAGGAGAAGAGGATGTTGGATTCCTCGGTTGCAACGCCGGTCGATTTGACCGAGGACTCTGTCGTGCCCACCAGCCCCGTACCTTGTCCTGAGACTTCAACAGACCCATCTCATCCTGATCATAGCTCCGTTTCCCAAGACGATGGAGATGTTCTTGAAGATACTTCCACGGCCGAGGAAGAACACATCTTTGTGCCTCAAG TATCGGAAGCCGTTTCCGAGGATGACAACAGAACAGCTGCTGAGGTGGACACGAACTGCGAAGTGTCAATCGGGAGCGATATATGCGAAcgggaacaagatgagcatgtcGTTCCATTTCAAGATTTGGCAGCATTTGAGGAGCTGGTTGCTCCATTGGCAACTGGAGATGATCTACCATTGCCATCGGAGGTCCTAGAGCCACCTGACCAAG AAGCAGGTGAAGTTGAACAGGAGGACGTGACCACAAGCACGGGATTAGACCTCCAACCAAATGAACAGAACGAGATCGAAGAAGACAGAGCACCTGAGACGCCGACGAACAGCGTCGCCACACAACGCTCCGACAGAATGTTCTTGCTCGAGAGGAAACGGTCGCTGTCGCTGTCTCTGGATGGGAGCGTAGCGAGCGAGATGGAAGGCAGCGAGCCGTCCACCGTGGACCAGCTGAAATCAGCGCTGCAGGCCGAGCGGAAGGCGCTCGGCGCGCTGTACGCCGAGCTGGAGGAGGAGCGGAACGCCGCGGCCATCGCGACCAACCAGACGATGGCCATGATCAACCGGCTGCAGGAAGAGAAGGCGGCGATGCAGATGGAGGCGCTGCAGTACCAGCGGATGATGGAGGAGCAGTCGGAGTACGACCAGGAGGCGCTGCAGCTGCTGAACGAGCTGGTCAGCAAGCGGGCGAGGGAGAAGCAGGAGCTGGAGAGGGAGCTCGAGCTGTACAGGCAGAAGGTGCAGCACTACGAGGACAAGGAGAGGAGGAGGACGGCGAGCTTCAAGGCCAATGGGGTAAGCCCCAGTGGCAGTGGCACTTCCGTGTCGTCCAGCGGCGAGGACAGCGACGGGCACTCCGACGACTACTGCGAGCTCGGCGACTCTCCTGACGGCGGCAACGTCCAGAGCTCATCGGATGCTGCCCTTAGCTCCATGAGGGACCAGGACGACGGCACGAAGCACCTAGCGGCTCTGGACGATTCCTTGACGTACTTCGAGGTGGAGAGACTCTCCATCCTGGAGGAACTCAAGACGTTGGAGGAGAGGCTCTTCACACTGGAAGACGACGATATCAACACCAGCAAAGAAGTTACTGGCCATTCCTCGAGTGACATGGATTTACCACACGATGGCCTTCAGTCGCCGGAGTACATTCTCACCGGTGACAGGCCAAGATTCGGAGGAAGGGCCTCTATCAGCAGAGGGAAGAGCCTTCTGCCTCTGTTCGATGCAGTCGGCGACGAGGCCTGTGACCGAATGCCGCCATCTGCAGGAGCAGGAGAGGCAGACCAGGCCGACGATGCAGCAACGAAGCCGGCATCCGTGCTTGTCAAAGAGCAGGAGAGGCTGGCGATCATAGAGGAGGTCGACCATGTCTACGAAAGGTTGCAGGCGCTGGAGGCGGACAAGGAATTCCTGAGGCACTGCATCAAGTCCCTGAAGAAAGGAGACAAGGGCATGGACCTTCTCCAGGAGATCTTGCAGCACCTTCGCGATCTCCGCAGTGTGGAGCTTCACGTCAAGAATGCCGGTGGTGCCATGGCTGCAAATTCAGCCTAG
- the LOC103639338 gene encoding myosin-binding protein 2 isoform X1 — protein sequence MSASASAGKLAAALHRRTRRVTSALACAALEWVLIALLLVNGLLAYAVARFADYFGLSPPCLLCSRVDRLFQAEGGGGGDASGAGARWLRDALCDAHAAEISALGYCLRHRRLAEAGEMCVGCRPSSWKERTSDAGACACCEAAAVLRASPVRELEDTTRDARVSEKEVEDGDQGYVLLAQDDHEEEPDEVENRQQEPQSEVDGRQHLEDEVMAAVQDESLEFMDQVEDITIEDDRLVSVVALDEMTIADDSGLHRDVEEVDGTNHVVEDEQDPRDVDVGAVLEEKRMLDSSVATPVDLTEDSVVPTSPVPCPETSTDPSHPDHSSVSQDDGDVLEDTSTAEEEHIFVPQASVSEAVSEDDNRTAAEVDTNCEVSIGSDICEREQDEHVVPFQDLAAFEELVAPLATGDDLPLPSEVLEPPDQEAGEVEQEDVTTSTGLDLQPNEQNEIEEDRAPETPTNSVATQRSDRMFLLERKRSLSLSLDGSVASEMEGSEPSTVDQLKSALQAERKALGALYAELEEERNAAAIATNQTMAMINRLQEEKAAMQMEALQYQRMMEEQSEYDQEALQLLNELVSKRAREKQELERELELYRQKVQHYEDKERRRTASFKANGVSPSGSGTSVSSSGEDSDGHSDDYCELGDSPDGGNVQSSSDAALSSMRDQDDGTKHLAALDDSLTYFEVERLSILEELKTLEERLFTLEDDDINTSKEVTGHSSSDMDLPHDGLQSPEYILTGDRPRFGGRASISRGKSLLPLFDAVGDEACDRMPPSAGAGEADQADDAATKPASVLVKEQERLAIIEEVDHVYERLQALEADKEFLRHCIKSLKKGDKGMDLLQEILQHLRDLRSVELHVKNAGGAMAANSA from the exons AtgtcggcgtcggcgtcggcgggTAAGCTGGCGGCGGCGCTGCACCGGAGGACGCGCAGGGTCACGTCCGCGCTGGCGTGCGCGGCCCTGGAGTGGGTCCTCATCGCGCTGCTCCTCGTCAACGGCCTGCTGGCCTACGCCGTCGCCAGGTTCGCGGACTACTTCGGCCTCAGCCCGCCGTGCCTCCTCTGCTCCCGCGTCGACCGCCTCTTCCAGgccgaaggcggtggcggcggcgacgCTAGCGGCGCCGGCGCGCGGTGGCTGCGGGACGCCCTCTGCGACGCCCACGCCGCGGAGATCTCCGCGCTGGGGTACTGCCTCCGCCACCGCCGGCTCGCTGAGGCCGGAGAGATGTGCGTgggctgccgcccgtcgtcgtggAAGGAGAGGACAAGCGACGCAGGTGCGTGCGCCTGCTGCGAAGCTGCTGCTGTACTGCGCGCTTCTCCTGTGCGCGAGCTGGAAGATACTACAAGGGATGCGCGTGTCTCGGAGAAAGAGGTAGAAGATGGCGACCAGGGCTACGTTCTGCTGGCTCAAGATGATCACGAGGAGGAGCCGGATGAGGTCGAAAACCGACAACAAGAACCGCAGAGCGAGGTGGATGGCCGACAACATCTGGAAGACGAGGTGATGGCTGCCGTTCAGGACGAATCCTTGGAATTCATGGATCAGGTCGAAGACATCACGATCGAGGACGACCGGTTGGTGTCGGTGGTGGCGCTTGACGAGATGACCATCGCCGATGATTCGGGTCTCCATCGGGATGTAGAAGAGGTGGACGGAACGAATCATGTAGTAGAAGATGAGCAGGATCCGAGGGATGTGGATGTCGGAGCGGTTCTGGAGGAGAAGAGGATGTTGGATTCCTCGGTTGCAACGCCGGTCGATTTGACCGAGGACTCTGTCGTGCCCACCAGCCCCGTACCTTGTCCTGAGACTTCAACAGACCCATCTCATCCTGATCATAGCTCCGTTTCCCAAGACGATGGAGATGTTCTTGAAGATACTTCCACGGCCGAGGAAGAACACATCTTTGTGCCTCAAG CTTCAGTATCGGAAGCCGTTTCCGAGGATGACAACAGAACAGCTGCTGAGGTGGACACGAACTGCGAAGTGTCAATCGGGAGCGATATATGCGAAcgggaacaagatgagcatgtcGTTCCATTTCAAGATTTGGCAGCATTTGAGGAGCTGGTTGCTCCATTGGCAACTGGAGATGATCTACCATTGCCATCGGAGGTCCTAGAGCCACCTGACCAAG AAGCAGGTGAAGTTGAACAGGAGGACGTGACCACAAGCACGGGATTAGACCTCCAACCAAATGAACAGAACGAGATCGAAGAAGACAGAGCACCTGAGACGCCGACGAACAGCGTCGCCACACAACGCTCCGACAGAATGTTCTTGCTCGAGAGGAAACGGTCGCTGTCGCTGTCTCTGGATGGGAGCGTAGCGAGCGAGATGGAAGGCAGCGAGCCGTCCACCGTGGACCAGCTGAAATCAGCGCTGCAGGCCGAGCGGAAGGCGCTCGGCGCGCTGTACGCCGAGCTGGAGGAGGAGCGGAACGCCGCGGCCATCGCGACCAACCAGACGATGGCCATGATCAACCGGCTGCAGGAAGAGAAGGCGGCGATGCAGATGGAGGCGCTGCAGTACCAGCGGATGATGGAGGAGCAGTCGGAGTACGACCAGGAGGCGCTGCAGCTGCTGAACGAGCTGGTCAGCAAGCGGGCGAGGGAGAAGCAGGAGCTGGAGAGGGAGCTCGAGCTGTACAGGCAGAAGGTGCAGCACTACGAGGACAAGGAGAGGAGGAGGACGGCGAGCTTCAAGGCCAATGGGGTAAGCCCCAGTGGCAGTGGCACTTCCGTGTCGTCCAGCGGCGAGGACAGCGACGGGCACTCCGACGACTACTGCGAGCTCGGCGACTCTCCTGACGGCGGCAACGTCCAGAGCTCATCGGATGCTGCCCTTAGCTCCATGAGGGACCAGGACGACGGCACGAAGCACCTAGCGGCTCTGGACGATTCCTTGACGTACTTCGAGGTGGAGAGACTCTCCATCCTGGAGGAACTCAAGACGTTGGAGGAGAGGCTCTTCACACTGGAAGACGACGATATCAACACCAGCAAAGAAGTTACTGGCCATTCCTCGAGTGACATGGATTTACCACACGATGGCCTTCAGTCGCCGGAGTACATTCTCACCGGTGACAGGCCAAGATTCGGAGGAAGGGCCTCTATCAGCAGAGGGAAGAGCCTTCTGCCTCTGTTCGATGCAGTCGGCGACGAGGCCTGTGACCGAATGCCGCCATCTGCAGGAGCAGGAGAGGCAGACCAGGCCGACGATGCAGCAACGAAGCCGGCATCCGTGCTTGTCAAAGAGCAGGAGAGGCTGGCGATCATAGAGGAGGTCGACCATGTCTACGAAAGGTTGCAGGCGCTGGAGGCGGACAAGGAATTCCTGAGGCACTGCATCAAGTCCCTGAAGAAAGGAGACAAGGGCATGGACCTTCTCCAGGAGATCTTGCAGCACCTTCGCGATCTCCGCAGTGTGGAGCTTCACGTCAAGAATGCCGGTGGTGCCATGGCTGCAAATTCAGCCTAG
- the LOC100382363 gene encoding putative metallophosphoesterase isoform X1 — protein MAYDLPFTLFVLLFLVLLQTPSSSWRPADDDDASVSRSAFPMEGDVAWVVQVSDLHISTYNPERAAELALLGTALRAIRPHLLLVTGDITDAKNQQRTSSRQDEYEWITYKKTIDAIVGSGGIDKSRIFDIRGNHDTYGVPYRGGKLDFFSTYSVNSQFKRLSTISSILLQGDRSYQFLGIDDTMNVGIRFPANLFGHSTDKRIEAVNSELQYWTNHSNVPVTKVVFGHFPMSFTASSEKGQRYESVLAGQSISAYLCGHLHAKVSKQLWRYHEIRTTEDHKSSFWEWELGDWKDSRLMRILAIDGGAVSFIDHTLKHALQTSILITYPTDSRSMNMLDSEKWSMRNDINVLIFSHQFISNVSARIFDSHCEFKIVEEIPLQLVTSTSAHRPLFHAKWNAENYRSSSATRYWLQVFVLDSHGVKISSEQRPFSVEGKMAIPTSPWTNYLLFEVQWEGMYQVLLWSNLAFTIVLLFIPKLLYHFVRRSSSYQRWAVSIPSSSIQQRKPYFWLVWFLMEGTRSKPFWFSMVTYVLWLIEMPWFWGHATSENGEIAQMYLSGWSVPIHDGGLTGNKLSNPDVLVITLPFLYLVLVPVIVLTYGLFAEKATVFLQHRRRVVYSLDSTNVHAESPRLLPVAPRASLMKFADKMVSMVIQFCGSWTRRALLLACLITAAIHLKLCSKLMSAYGTVPVALSPPLTWIPLLLLGGAAYCTVLHAD, from the exons ATGGCCTACGATCTCCCGTTCACTCTCTTCGTACTCCTCTTCCTCGTCCTCCTACAGACGCCGAGCTCCTCATGGCGACCGGCTGACGACGACGACGCGTCGGTCTCGAGGTCGGCTTTCCCCATGGAGGGTGACGTCGCCTGGGTGGTGCAGGTCAGCGACCTCCATATCAGCACCTACAACCCTGAGCGTGCCGCCGAACTCGCGCTCCTCGGCACCGCGCTGCGCGCAATCCGGCCTCACCTTCTCCTCGTCACCGGTGACATCACCG ATGCTAAGAATCAGCAAAGAACTAGTTCAAGGCAGGATGAATACGAATGGATTACCTACAAGAAAACTATTGATGCAATTGTTGGAAGCGGTGGCATTGATAAGAGCAGGATATTTGATATTAGAGGCAATCATGATACATATGGAGTGCCTTATAGAGGAGGAAAATTGGACTTCTTCTCAACTTACAGCGTTAACTCACAGTTTAAGCGATTAAGCACCATCAGTAGTATATTGCTTCAG GGAGATAGAAGCTACCAATTTCTGGGTATTGATGATACCATGAATGTTGGCATTCGTTTTCCTGCAAATCTTTTTGGCCATTCTACTGATAAAAGGATAGAAGCGGTAAATTCAGAGCTTCAATACTGGACCAATCATTCCAATGTTCCAGTTACCAAAGTAGTTTTTGGACATTTCCCTATGTCATTCACTGCATCATCTGAAAAAGGACAGCGATATGAAAGTGTGCTTGCAGGGCAGTCTATTTCAGCATACCTATGTGGTCATCTCCATGCAAAAGTTAGTAAGCAGCTTTGGAGGTATCATGAAATCAGAACAACAGAAGATCACAAGTCAAGCTTTTGGGAATGGGAACTTGGAGACTGGAAGGACTCCAGATTGATGAGGATTTTAGCAATAGATGGTGGTGCAGTCTCATTCATAGACCACACATTGAAACATGCACTCCAAACTTCCATCTTGATCACATATCCAACAGATTCAAGAAGTATGAATATGTTGGATTCAGAAAAGTGGTCGATGAGAAATGATATAAATGTCCTTATTTTCTCTCATCAATTTATAAGTAATGTGAGTGCTAGAATCTTTGACTCTCATTGTGAGTTTAAGATTGTCGAGGAGATACCTCTGCAGCTTGTTACCAGTACTTCTGCTCACAGACCTTTGTTCCATGCCAAATGGAATGCTGAAAATTACAGAAGTTCATCCGCCACTCGCTACTGGTTGCAGGTGTTTGTTCTTGATTCTCATGGTGTAAAAATTTCAAGTGAGCAGAGACCATTTTCAGTTGAGGGTAAGATGGCAATTCCCACAAGTCCATGGACCAACTATCTGCTCTTTGAAGTCCAGTGGGAAGGCATGTATCAAGTTCTTCTGTGGAGTAATTTGGCCTTCACCATTGTATTGTTGTTCATCCCCAAACTATTGTATCACTTTGTTAGGAGAAGTTCATCATATCAAAGGTGGGCTGTGTCAATTCCGTCCTCCTCTATCCAGCAGAGAAAACCTTACTTTTGGTTGGTTTGGTTTTTAATGGAGGGCACAAGGAGTAAACCTTTCTGGTTTTCTATGGTAACATATGTGCTCTGGCTAATTGAAATGCCATGGTTTTGGGGCCATGCAACGTCTGAAAATGGAGAAATCGCTCAAATGTACTTATCTGGATGGAGCGTGCCAATTCATGATGGGGGCTTGACGGGCAACAAACTGAGCAACCCAGATGTGCTTGTCATCACACTACCGTTCCTCTATCTGGTGCTTGTCCCAGTAATAGTCCTTACATATGGTCTGTTTGCAGAAAAGGCTACTGTGTTTTTGCAGCACAGAAGAAGAGTAGTATACTCTCTTGACTCAACAAATGTGCATGCCGAGTCACCAAGATTGCTGCCAGTTGCTCCAAGGGCTTCACTAATGAAATTCGCCGACAAGATGGTGTCCATGGTGATCCAATTTTGTGGTAGCTGGACAAGAAGGGCTCTTCTACTTGCATGCTTGATCACCGCAGCAATACATTTGAAG CTCTGTTCCAAACTAATGTCAGCATATGGAACTGTACCAGTAGCATTGTCACCCCCATTGACATGGATACCATTGTTGCTATTAGGTGGTGCTGCCTATTGTACAGTTCTCCATGCAGATTAG
- the LOC100382363 gene encoding Putative metallophosphoesterase: protein MNVGIRFPANLFGHSTDKRIEAVNSELQYWTNHSNVPVTKVVFGHFPMSFTASSEKGQRYESVLAGQSISAYLCGHLHAKVSKQLWRYHEIRTTEDHKSSFWEWELGDWKDSRLMRILAIDGGAVSFIDHTLKHALQTSILITYPTDSRSMNMLDSEKWSMRNDINVLIFSHQFISNVSARIFDSHCEFKIVEEIPLQLVTSTSAHRPLFHAKWNAENYRSSSATRYWLQVFVLDSHGVKISSEQRPFSVEGKMAIPTSPWTNYLLFEVQWEGMYQVLLWSNLAFTIVLLFIPKLLYHFVRRSSSYQRWAVSIPSSSIQQRKPYFWLVWFLMEGTRSKPFWFSMVTYVLWLIEMPWFWGHATSENGEIAQMYLSGWSVPIHDGGLTGNKLSNPDVLVITLPFLYLVLVPVIVLTYGLFAEKATVFLQHRRRVVYSLDSTNVHAESPRLLPVAPRASLMKFADKMVSMVIQFCGSWTRRALLLACLITAAIHLKLCSKLMSAYGTVPVALSPPLTWIPLLLLGGAAYCTVLHAD from the exons ATGAATGTTGGCATTCGTTTTCCTGCAAATCTTTTTGGCCATTCTACTGATAAAAGGATAGAAGCGGTAAATTCAGAGCTTCAATACTGGACCAATCATTCCAATGTTCCAGTTACCAAAGTAGTTTTTGGACATTTCCCTATGTCATTCACTGCATCATCTGAAAAAGGACAGCGATATGAAAGTGTGCTTGCAGGGCAGTCTATTTCAGCATACCTATGTGGTCATCTCCATGCAAAAGTTAGTAAGCAGCTTTGGAGGTATCATGAAATCAGAACAACAGAAGATCACAAGTCAAGCTTTTGGGAATGGGAACTTGGAGACTGGAAGGACTCCAGATTGATGAGGATTTTAGCAATAGATGGTGGTGCAGTCTCATTCATAGACCACACATTGAAACATGCACTCCAAACTTCCATCTTGATCACATATCCAACAGATTCAAGAAGTATGAATATGTTGGATTCAGAAAAGTGGTCGATGAGAAATGATATAAATGTCCTTATTTTCTCTCATCAATTTATAAGTAATGTGAGTGCTAGAATCTTTGACTCTCATTGTGAGTTTAAGATTGTCGAGGAGATACCTCTGCAGCTTGTTACCAGTACTTCTGCTCACAGACCTTTGTTCCATGCCAAATGGAATGCTGAAAATTACAGAAGTTCATCCGCCACTCGCTACTGGTTGCAGGTGTTTGTTCTTGATTCTCATGGTGTAAAAATTTCAAGTGAGCAGAGACCATTTTCAGTTGAGGGTAAGATGGCAATTCCCACAAGTCCATGGACCAACTATCTGCTCTTTGAAGTCCAGTGGGAAGGCATGTATCAAGTTCTTCTGTGGAGTAATTTGGCCTTCACCATTGTATTGTTGTTCATCCCCAAACTATTGTATCACTTTGTTAGGAGAAGTTCATCATATCAAAGGTGGGCTGTGTCAATTCCGTCCTCCTCTATCCAGCAGAGAAAACCTTACTTTTGGTTGGTTTGGTTTTTAATGGAGGGCACAAGGAGTAAACCTTTCTGGTTTTCTATGGTAACATATGTGCTCTGGCTAATTGAAATGCCATGGTTTTGGGGCCATGCAACGTCTGAAAATGGAGAAATCGCTCAAATGTACTTATCTGGATGGAGCGTGCCAATTCATGATGGGGGCTTGACGGGCAACAAACTGAGCAACCCAGATGTGCTTGTCATCACACTACCGTTCCTCTATCTGGTGCTTGTCCCAGTAATAGTCCTTACATATGGTCTGTTTGCAGAAAAGGCTACTGTGTTTTTGCAGCACAGAAGAAGAGTAGTATACTCTCTTGACTCAACAAATGTGCATGCCGAGTCACCAAGATTGCTGCCAGTTGCTCCAAGGGCTTCACTAATGAAATTCGCCGACAAGATGGTGTCCATGGTGATCCAATTTTGTGGTAGCTGGACAAGAAGGGCTCTTCTACTTGCATGCTTGATCACCGCAGCAATACATTTGAAG CTCTGTTCCAAACTAATGTCAGCATATGGAACTGTACCAGTAGCATTGTCACCCCCATTGACATGGATACCATTGTTGCTATTAGGTGGTGCTGCCTATTGTACAGTTCTCCATGCAGATTAG